One Anaerolineales bacterium DNA segment encodes these proteins:
- a CDS encoding TIR domain-containing protein, translating to MPPSVDWMAEVHEAIEGADTFVFIISDTSVESEICGLEIEHAIENNKRLVPIVISDIEAERVPRALRALNWIFFQDRDEIFEQATRDLIAALQTDHAWVKMHTRLQTRALEWDRKNQDGGYLLRGSDLQEAEAWLSAAKDKDPQPTALQTEYLLASRAAATRRQRQTLIAVAAVMILSIGLGIFAWTQRNTAVSESNARATEVVVRQTAQAEAVMEADFRATAQAEAEDAQTLAEEQRDLALSGELTAYADQQLNEGDWDLSLTLAVEAANYADTDRAFQMLRQVLNHPGQIVQIVDVPNGNKGNIYLSPDESYFLVLEQDGVHGIAYLWPLGASEAENTFEVDGSSAVWSPNSDLIAVWGRDTVEIWDVFSGKRLHSNSLGTGITPKISGVTWNAAGDEILFYSDSGGPHEGVAMIYDLDAKKIVTTFSGHTERILVATWSPEEDRILTAARDLTARVWDAQSGEELLRLEGHKNTPRGARWSSDGQYILTWSSGGDVHLWDANTGEQIYAFDELGIAIGAQWNAAEDRILAHGYSYEPVIVWNVETGIDEFNVEIDDFLLSPSWSPDETTILTGSQNGEIDVWNAQTSEKLLSFPGQWGFLHFIGWSPDGKYIIASGSQPGSGSRQGITRLWDIETGELVTVLGGHQGGVSKATWIHDSELLLTESDTRTVLWTLTPDSPLPEFRFEDYGEGVAALIWLGEPNTLLAASGEVLHLIDVAEGKELKQIETAPVDHYTDRIEDVWWNSSVERALSISNDGWVAAWNLTSGTRSYLVGPGKKIYTPLGDYLPRERFLDAAWSPDGALGVAVGCTRDPDPGLSSPLMWAACDEGLIRIFDAKNGNTLQMWSGYANVRSVIWSADGRRILVGGSTADGDSYHWVADVDALDAQIFLEDEYIFDELLWNMDSEEIISISSEGTTIWDANSGGIVSHFENADQGIKIDWVTRSPNQNEIAIFDTDGAVHFWETTTWKPLRTFTLHEGAINSAVWIDNGDALVTSSSDGTAKVWDAHSGEVLQTLIGHEGAVNLGLWDPTNARIITGGVDNTVRQWHLAIEDLIATACERAPRNLSEEEWTSILGDLPFHEICPISNTTSNET from the coding sequence ATCCCGCCGAGTGTGGATTGGATGGCGGAGGTCCACGAAGCTATCGAGGGGGCGGATACCTTCGTTTTCATCATCAGCGACACTTCGGTGGAGTCCGAGATTTGCGGCCTGGAGATCGAACACGCCATTGAGAACAACAAACGCCTGGTGCCCATCGTGATCAGCGACATCGAAGCGGAAAGGGTCCCGCGTGCGCTGCGGGCGCTGAACTGGATCTTCTTCCAGGATCGTGATGAGATTTTCGAGCAAGCGACGAGGGATTTGATCGCTGCGCTCCAGACCGATCACGCCTGGGTAAAGATGCACACCCGCCTGCAAACCCGCGCCCTGGAATGGGATCGTAAAAATCAGGATGGCGGCTACCTGCTGCGGGGCAGCGATCTGCAGGAAGCCGAAGCGTGGCTTTCCGCCGCGAAAGACAAGGATCCGCAGCCCACCGCCCTGCAAACCGAATATCTGCTGGCGAGTCGCGCGGCCGCAACCCGCCGGCAGCGCCAGACCCTGATCGCCGTTGCTGCCGTAATGATTCTCTCCATTGGCCTGGGCATTTTCGCCTGGACGCAGCGCAACACGGCCGTCAGCGAGAGCAACGCCCGGGCGACGGAAGTCGTCGTCCGCCAGACGGCGCAGGCCGAAGCGGTCATGGAGGCTGATTTTCGGGCCACCGCGCAAGCTGAAGCCGAGGATGCGCAAACCCTCGCCGAAGAACAACGCGATCTGGCGCTTTCAGGAGAGCTGACCGCCTATGCGGATCAGCAGTTGAACGAAGGAGATTGGGATCTCAGCCTCACACTCGCGGTAGAGGCCGCCAACTACGCCGACACGGATCGCGCCTTCCAGATGTTGCGCCAGGTCTTGAATCATCCTGGGCAGATCGTGCAGATCGTCGATGTCCCCAATGGGAACAAGGGCAACATCTATCTCAGTCCCGATGAAAGTTACTTCCTCGTCCTGGAGCAGGATGGTGTTCATGGGATTGCCTACCTCTGGCCCTTGGGTGCTTCCGAAGCAGAAAACACCTTCGAGGTCGATGGCAGCAGCGCAGTGTGGAGTCCCAACAGCGATTTGATCGCCGTATGGGGGCGCGATACTGTCGAAATTTGGGACGTATTCTCGGGAAAGCGCCTGCATTCCAATTCGCTGGGCACAGGTATAACCCCAAAAATCTCGGGCGTCACCTGGAACGCTGCGGGGGACGAGATCCTCTTCTACAGCGACAGCGGTGGCCCTCACGAAGGTGTCGCCATGATCTACGACCTGGACGCCAAGAAGATTGTAACTACATTCAGCGGCCACACCGAGCGGATTCTGGTGGCCACTTGGAGCCCGGAAGAGGATCGCATACTTACGGCGGCGAGGGATTTGACTGCTCGGGTATGGGATGCACAATCTGGAGAAGAATTGCTGAGATTGGAAGGGCATAAAAACACACCCCGAGGCGCGAGGTGGAGCAGTGATGGGCAGTACATTCTCACGTGGAGTTCAGGGGGCGACGTTCATCTATGGGATGCCAACACCGGAGAACAAATTTATGCGTTTGATGAGTTGGGTATCGCCATAGGAGCGCAGTGGAATGCGGCAGAAGACCGCATTCTAGCGCACGGTTACAGTTACGAACCCGTAATTGTATGGAATGTAGAAACCGGAATTGATGAGTTCAATGTTGAGATAGATGATTTCCTGCTTTCGCCATCCTGGTCGCCTGATGAAACGACGATCCTCACTGGTTCACAGAATGGAGAAATCGACGTATGGAACGCGCAGACGAGTGAGAAGCTGCTATCGTTTCCGGGGCAATGGGGTTTTCTCCATTTCATCGGCTGGAGTCCGGACGGGAAATATATCATCGCCTCGGGTTCGCAACCGGGATCCGGAAGCCGCCAGGGGATCACGAGACTCTGGGACATCGAAACCGGAGAGTTGGTCACGGTTCTCGGCGGGCATCAGGGCGGAGTCTCGAAAGCCACCTGGATTCACGATTCCGAACTCCTGCTCACGGAAAGCGATACCCGAACTGTGCTCTGGACGCTGACGCCGGATTCGCCTTTGCCCGAATTCCGCTTCGAAGACTACGGTGAAGGTGTCGCTGCCCTCATCTGGCTGGGAGAACCCAACACCCTGCTTGCCGCCAGCGGAGAAGTCCTCCATCTCATCGATGTGGCAGAGGGTAAGGAGCTGAAACAAATCGAAACCGCACCCGTCGACCACTACACCGACCGCATCGAGGATGTGTGGTGGAACTCGTCCGTTGAGCGTGCGCTTTCGATCAGCAATGACGGTTGGGTAGCTGCGTGGAATTTAACCAGTGGCACAAGATCTTACCTGGTAGGACCGGGAAAGAAGATCTACACCCCGCTTGGCGATTACCTGCCGCGAGAACGCTTTCTGGACGCCGCCTGGAGCCCCGATGGCGCCCTCGGCGTCGCTGTTGGCTGTACGCGCGACCCCGATCCAGGTCTTTCCTCACCACTAATGTGGGCAGCCTGCGACGAAGGCCTCATCCGCATTTTCGATGCGAAAAACGGTAATACGCTTCAAATGTGGAGCGGATATGCGAACGTGAGATCTGTGATATGGAGCGCTGACGGCCGACGTATTTTGGTGGGTGGCAGTACGGCTGATGGAGACTCCTACCATTGGGTTGCGGACGTCGATGCCCTGGATGCGCAAATCTTCCTGGAAGATGAGTATATTTTTGACGAGCTGCTTTGGAATATGGACAGCGAAGAGATTATTTCGATCAGCTCAGAAGGCACCACAATATGGGACGCCAACAGCGGTGGGATCGTCTCGCATTTCGAAAACGCAGACCAGGGAATAAAGATCGACTGGGTGACAAGGAGTCCCAACCAAAATGAGATTGCCATCTTCGATACTGACGGAGCGGTTCACTTCTGGGAGACGACAACATGGAAGCCCCTGCGCACTTTCACTTTGCATGAAGGCGCGATCAACTCGGCTGTCTGGATCGATAACGGAGATGCGCTAGTGACATCAAGCAGCGACGGGACGGCGAAAGTCTGGGACGCACATAGTGGTGAGGTCCTGCAGACATTGATCGGGCACGAGGGCGCCGTAAATCTCGGCCTTTGGGATCCCACAAACGCACGCATCATCACTGGCGGTGTGGATAACACGGTACGCCAATGGCACCTTGCGATCGAAGATTTGATTGCCACAGCCTGCGAGCGTGCACCACGAAATTTGTCGGAGGAGGAATGGACGAGCATCCTGGGTGACCTTCCGTTTCACGAGATCTGCCCCATAAGTAACACGACGTCGAACGAAACCTGA